From Salvelinus namaycush isolate Seneca chromosome 2, SaNama_1.0, whole genome shotgun sequence, one genomic window encodes:
- the LOC120064664 gene encoding RNA-binding protein 12-like codes for MAVLIRLQGLPIVAGTMDIRHFFSGLTIPDGGVHIVGGEHGEAFIVFATDEDARLGMMRSRGAIKGSKVSLLLSSKTEMQNIIELNRRRFKTGNVGGAAGNGSRPGPPVNTCWRSSLRNTLQGFSNTTPATVTRAASAHETIRNKNVSTFATTSMGNMPPSFSNNFSSPNLTMGSSMRTTMSSLNSVPPPIHPLTTMPPMPSIPPMPLPPPVFSVPPVPTVSPLTQGPPVLPMSLSHMGSMPPFNPAVPPPSGLAPNHMFVGHMNPLLNLQAHMKAAIGNSDELYVHLQGLPFSATEMDIREFFCGIVVDSIRKVRDNIGRSTGRALAKFFSPQDTFEALKRSCGMLRERYVDISPATESQWMSVSSGGNGVGGQAHSKSSNVPQDQHRRSNMSSVSPSTRDHARSRSPHNKEFCVYLKGLPYEAVNKQICEFFKNLNIMEDCIYIAYGPSGRATGQGFVQLKDEMDYKVALSCHMQYMGSRFIQVHPISKKAMFEKIDSIRQRMQGVDKKNNSESGKNTRNCAHISNIPYNVSKKDVHLFLKGIAVFEESLKVLVDSSGNGLGQAVVQFRGEEDALNAERLHRQKLNGRDAFVHLVTFEQMKEIERNPPPQVRKIKKLEGNSQGQAQGHAQAQNPIQAQAHPFAGITGEEFNFLRNTVGNLGNGPFAQFTVPGNGLVGPPPLPPFAASLENVALSIPPPMVAGHLPGAVLAPPSFRPDSNNGPPGFGPEGLRGRPPFDNGSRKSGGHNNRGSGQGRSEVRPQSALGRGPGSDPLREQSTGGPGNPRGPTIVKIQNMPFAVTVDEILDLFYGYQVLPGSVCQQLSEKGLPTGEAMVAFESHEEASSAVMDLNDRPIGARKVKITLG; via the coding sequence ATGGCTGTGCTCATCCGCTTGCAGGGTCTCCCGATAGTGGCGGGGACCATGGACATACGCCATTTCTTCTCTGGATTGACCATCCCAGATGGTGGGGTGCATATTGTAGGGGGTGAACATGGTGAGGCTTTTATTGTTTTTGCCACAGATGAAGATGCCAGGCTTGGCATGATGCGTTCAAGGGGAGCAATCAAAGGTTCAAAAGTGTCACTTTTGCTGAGCAGCAAGACCGAGATGCAGAATATAATTGAGCTTAACCGCAGGCGTTTTAAAACGGGCAATGTCGGGGGAGCAGCAGGAAACGGTAGCAGGCCAGGTCCCCCCGTCAACACATGTTGGAGGAGCAGTTTACGCAACACTTTACAAGGGTTCAGCAACACCACACCAGCCACCGTCACCAGAGCTGCCTCTGCACATGAAACCATAAGAAACAAAAATGTGTCCACGTTTGCCACCACTAGCATGGGAAACATGCCCCCCAGTTTCAGCAACAACTTCAGCAGCCCAAATCTCACCATGGGATCCAGTATGAGAACAACCATGTCCTCCCTCAACTCTGTACCACCACCTATCCACCCTTTGACAACCATGCCACCCATGCCTTCCATACCCCCCATGCCACTTCCACCACCAGTGTTCTCTGTGCCTCCTGTTCCCACTGTGTCACCTTTAACCCAAGGCCCCCCTGTCCTTCCCATGAGTCTGTCTCACATGGGCTCAATGCCACCATTCAACCCAGCTGTCCCACCCCCTAGTGGACTGGCCCCAAATCACATGTTTGTTGGCCATATGAACCCTCTGTTAAATCTCCAGGCACACATGAAGGCAGCAATAGGTAATTCAGATGAGTTATATGTCCACCTTCAAGGCCTGCCCTTCTCAGCTACTGAAATGGATATTAGGGAGTTTTTCTGTGGGATAGTAGTGGACTCCATCCGAAAGGTCAGGGACAACATTGGCCGGAGTACCGGCAGGGCCCTGGCCAAGTTCTTTTCCCCTCAGGACACTTTTGAGGCACTCAAAAGAAGCTGCGGAATGTTAAGGGAGAGGTACGTGGACATCTCTCCGGCCACAGAGAGCCAGTGGATGAGTGTCAGCAGTGGTGGCAACGGGGTTGGAGGGCAAGCCCACTCAAAATCCAGTAATGTGCCCCAAGACCAGCACCGCCGCAGCAACATGAGTTCAGTGTCTCCTTCAACCAGAGATCATGCAAGGTCTCGCTCCCCTCACAACAAGGAGTTCTGTGTCTACCTAAAAGGCCTGCCCTACGAAGCAGTAAATAAACAGATCTGTGAGTTCTTCAAAAACCTGAACATTATGGAAGACTGCATTTACATTGCTTATGGACCCTCTGGCCGAGCTACAGGTCAGGGCTTTGTCCAGTTAAAAGATGAAATGGATTACAAGGTTGCCCTCAGCTGTCACATGCAGTATATGGGAAGCCGATTCATACAAGTTCACCCCATCAGTAAGAAAGCTATGTTTGAAAAGATTGATTCCATTCGTCAAAGGATGCAGGGTGTTGATAAGAAAAACAATTCTGAATCAGGCAAGAACACTAGAAACTGTGCACACATCTCAAATATTCCATATAATGTGTCAAAGAAAGATGTCCATCTGTTTCTGAAAGGCATTGCGGTATTTGAAGAAAGTCTTAAAGTTCTGGTTGACAGCAGTGGTAACGGTTTAGGTCAGGCTGTTGTGCAGttcaggggagaggaggatgcgCTAAATGCTGAGAGACTACACAGGCAGAAGTTAAATGGCAGAGATGCCTTTGTGCATTTGGTCACCTTTGAGCAGATGAAAGAAATCGAGAGAAACCCACCACCACAGGTTAGGAAAATCAAGAAACTTGAAGGGAACTCTCAAGGCCAGGCACAAGGCCATGCTCAGGCACAGAATCCTATTCAAGCCCAAGCTCACCCCTTTGCCGGTATAACAGGAGAAGAGTTCAACTTCCTCAGAAACACTGTTGGCAATTTAGGCAATGGTCCGTTTGCTCAATTTACTGTCCCAGGTAATGGACTCGTGggccctccacctctacccccatTTGCAGCAAGTCTAGAGAATGTAGCCCTTAGCATTCCCCCACCCATGGTTGCCGGTCACTTGCCTGGAGCAGTTCTGGCACCCCCAAGCTTCCGACCAGATAGCAACAATGGCCCACCTGGCTTTGGACCAGAGGGCTTAAGGGGCAGGCCACCTTTTGACAACGGCTCTAGAAAGAGTGGAGGCCATAACAACCGAGGAAGTGGCCAAGGGCGTTCAGAAGTGCGCCCTCAGTCTGCCTTGGGCCGTGGCCCTGGCTCTGACCCTCTGAGAGAGCAGTCAACCGGAGGCCCTGGTAACCCTCGTGGACCAACCATTGTAAAGATCCAAAACATGCCTTTCGCCGTAACAGTCGATGAGATCCTAGATTTATTTTATGGGTATCAAGTGCTGCCTGGTTCAGTCTGTCAGCAGTTAAGTGAAAAGGGCCTGCCCACTGGTGAAGCAATGGTTGCCTTTGAGTCACACGAGGAGGCATCATCTGCTGTCATGGATTTAAATGATAGGCCTATTGGGGCTAGGAAAGTGAAGATAACCCTAGGATAA